A window of the Mus pahari chromosome 1, PAHARI_EIJ_v1.1, whole genome shotgun sequence genome harbors these coding sequences:
- the Atp5md gene encoding ATP synthase membrane subunit DAPIT, mitochondrial, giving the protein MAGAESDGQFQFTGIKKYFNSYTLTGRMNCVLATYGGIALLVLYFKLRPKKTPAVKAT; this is encoded by the exons ATGGCTGGTGCAGAAAGTGATGGCCAATTCCAGTTCACTggtattaaaaaatatttcaactcTTATACCCTCACAGGTAGAATGAAT TGTGTCCTGGCCACATACGGAGGCATTGCTTTGCTGGTCTTATACTTCAAGTTAAGGCCTAAGAAAACTCCAGCTGTGAAAGCAACGTAA